The following proteins are co-located in the Flavobacterium sp. CECT 9288 genome:
- a CDS encoding RNA methyltransferase, which yields MIDLKYLEFLENILTDNRKEKFLKVLQNRTKHFTIAVEDVFQMHNTSAVMRSCEVFGIQELNVIEQRYGKSIDKEIAMGAQKWVDINTFDSVTTCVDTLKNKGYQIIATTPHDNDCLMEDFDISKPSALFFGTERDGLSEEILQRADGFLKIPMVGFTESLNISVSAAIIIQNLTNRLRSSTIDWHLTENEILEKRLAWAKNSIKDIKRIEKRYFEENPRV from the coding sequence ATGATCGATTTAAAATATCTCGAGTTTCTTGAAAATATCCTCACAGATAATCGCAAAGAGAAATTCCTTAAAGTATTGCAAAACAGAACCAAACATTTTACCATAGCTGTTGAAGATGTGTTCCAGATGCACAATACGAGTGCTGTTATGCGCAGTTGCGAGGTTTTTGGTATTCAAGAACTGAACGTAATTGAACAGCGTTACGGAAAAAGTATCGATAAAGAAATTGCCATGGGAGCCCAAAAATGGGTTGACATTAACACGTTTGATAGTGTAACAACTTGTGTTGACACTTTAAAGAATAAAGGGTATCAAATCATTGCTACCACGCCACACGACAACGATTGTTTGATGGAAGATTTTGATATATCTAAACCAAGCGCCTTATTTTTTGGCACCGAACGCGACGGTTTGTCTGAGGAAATCTTGCAACGTGCTGATGGTTTTTTAAAAATCCCCATGGTGGGTTTCACCGAAAGTTTGAATATCTCCGTTTCGGCAGCAATCATCATTCAAAACCTAACCAATAGATTGCGAAGTTCTACTATTGATTGGCACTTAACCGAGAACGAAATCCTAGAAAAACGTTTGGCTTGGGCCAAAAATTCTATTAAAGATATTAAAAGAATTGAAAAACGGTATTTTGAAGAGAATCCTCGGGTATGA
- a CDS encoding DUF5723 family protein: protein MKKRLYLLIILFAFCGFAQNKQVLYNFTAVPQSMMTNPGADFKYNWYAGIPLLSGISANVGSSGFAAYDLFANDGIDFNTKLRNVVMTTNRNDKLAVNQQMEIFSGGFKIPGADRDASNTYVSFGIYQEFDMMNFMPKDLAILALEGNGNYLGKIFDLGDLNTKAELLSVWHIGAHKNITKNFIVGARAKIYSSIFNANSTKNSGYIYTGPSNLGVYDQSIYANMQLNTSGLAKYDDENNDSDVVKDITKGVMLGGNLGFGFDAGFTYYPTQNIQITGSILDVGFINHTKDVENYTLKGRYNYRGVVPSFSSGASAENIYKEFQDAIPLDTINTKFTTWRPIKLNTSFQYSFDEDSEEDCNCDGNGSDVVYKSAVGAQLFVMSTPRMPMAAFTTYFSRKILKGLQAKATYTIDSFSSRNIGLGLFTTAGPVNFYLIADNLLEYRDVTKANSLSFQLGLNVIVK from the coding sequence ATGAAAAAAAGACTTTACCTTTTAATAATCCTTTTTGCTTTTTGTGGTTTTGCTCAAAACAAGCAAGTTTTATATAATTTTACAGCTGTTCCTCAATCTATGATGACAAATCCCGGTGCGGATTTTAAATATAATTGGTATGCAGGAATACCGTTACTATCTGGAATTTCAGCTAATGTAGGTTCAAGTGGTTTTGCTGCTTACGACCTTTTTGCTAATGATGGCATAGATTTTAACACCAAGTTGCGTAATGTGGTGATGACTACTAACAGAAATGATAAATTGGCAGTTAACCAACAAATGGAAATTTTTAGTGGTGGATTTAAAATCCCGGGTGCTGACCGTGATGCTTCAAATACGTATGTTTCCTTTGGGATATACCAGGAGTTTGATATGATGAATTTTATGCCTAAGGACTTAGCTATTCTAGCTTTGGAAGGCAATGGTAATTATTTAGGTAAAATATTCGATTTAGGAGATTTGAATACAAAAGCTGAACTTTTATCTGTTTGGCACATTGGGGCACATAAAAATATTACCAAAAATTTTATTGTGGGTGCTCGAGCTAAAATATATTCTAGTATTTTCAATGCAAATTCTACAAAGAACTCGGGTTATATTTATACAGGCCCATCAAATTTGGGGGTTTATGATCAAAGTATCTATGCTAATATGCAACTAAATACTTCTGGATTGGCAAAGTATGATGATGAAAATAATGATTCAGATGTGGTTAAAGACATCACAAAAGGTGTAATGTTAGGCGGAAATTTAGGCTTTGGCTTTGATGCGGGTTTCACTTATTATCCCACACAAAACATTCAAATAACAGGAAGCATTCTGGATGTAGGATTTATAAACCATACTAAGGATGTAGAAAATTACACCTTAAAAGGAAGGTACAACTATAGAGGAGTTGTTCCTAGCTTTAGTTCAGGAGCTTCAGCCGAAAATATTTACAAAGAATTTCAAGACGCTATTCCACTAGACACGATAAATACAAAATTCACAACTTGGCGCCCTATCAAGTTGAATACTTCCTTTCAATATTCGTTTGACGAGGATAGCGAAGAAGATTGTAACTGCGATGGTAATGGTAGTGATGTAGTGTATAAAAGTGCCGTAGGAGCACAATTATTTGTCATGTCAACACCTAGAATGCCTATGGCAGCTTTTACCACTTATTTTTCAAGAAAAATTTTGAAAGGATTGCAAGCAAAGGCTACCTATACTATCGATTCTTTTTCAAGTAGAAACATTGGTTTAGGCTTGTTTACTACGGCTGGCCCCGTAAACTTTTATCTTATAGCTGATAATCTATTGGAATACAGAGATGTTACAAAAGCAAATAGTTTGTCTTTTCAACTAGGACTTAATGTAATTGTGAAATAA
- the purB gene encoding adenylosuccinate lyase, translating into MTTLNELNAISPIDGRYRSKTLSLAPFFSEEALIKYRVLVEIEYFIALCEVPLPQLAGVNSDLFESLRNIYQNFSTEDALWIKETEKVTNHDVKAVEYFIKDAFEKLGLSQYKEFIHFGLTSQDINNTAIPLSTKEAFEKVYMPSLIALTAKLKELSVEWKDVPMLARTHGQPASPTRLGKEIGVFVERLEEQMRLLFNIPFAAKFGGATGNYNAHHVAYPQIDWKQFGGKFVEDILGLHHSFPTTQIEHYDHFAAFFDALKRINTIIIDLDRDIWTYVSMEYFKQKIKAGEIGSSAMPHKVNPIDFENSEGNLGIANAIFEHLSAKLPLSRLQRDLTDSTVLRNVGVPIGHTIIGFEATLKGLNKLLLNEPKFHEDLEKNWAVVAEAIQTILRREGYPNPYEALKGLTRTNEAIDKNAIHGFIATLDVSEAIKAELMQITPSNFLGI; encoded by the coding sequence ATGACTACTTTAAACGAATTGAATGCTATTTCTCCAATTGATGGAAGATATAGAAGTAAAACCCTTTCTTTAGCTCCATTTTTCTCTGAAGAAGCTTTAATCAAATACCGCGTACTGGTTGAAATTGAATATTTCATTGCTTTGTGCGAAGTGCCTTTGCCACAACTTGCTGGGGTGAATTCGGATTTATTTGAAAGTTTACGCAACATTTACCAAAATTTTTCGACAGAAGATGCCCTTTGGATTAAAGAAACAGAAAAAGTAACCAACCACGATGTAAAAGCGGTAGAATACTTTATCAAAGATGCTTTTGAAAAACTAGGTTTGTCACAATACAAAGAGTTCATTCATTTTGGGTTAACTTCCCAAGACATTAATAATACTGCGATTCCGTTATCGACTAAAGAAGCTTTTGAAAAAGTATACATGCCCTCGTTAATCGCTTTGACAGCAAAGTTGAAAGAATTAAGCGTAGAATGGAAAGACGTACCTATGTTGGCACGCACACATGGACAACCTGCTTCACCTACTCGTTTGGGTAAAGAAATTGGAGTTTTTGTAGAACGACTAGAGGAGCAAATGCGTTTGTTATTCAATATCCCTTTTGCAGCTAAATTTGGCGGTGCTACTGGAAATTACAATGCCCACCATGTAGCTTACCCTCAAATTGATTGGAAACAATTTGGAGGGAAATTTGTCGAAGATATTTTAGGATTACACCACTCCTTCCCAACCACACAAATAGAACATTACGATCATTTTGCAGCGTTTTTTGATGCGTTAAAAAGAATAAACACAATCATTATTGACTTGGATAGGGACATTTGGACGTATGTTTCTATGGAGTATTTCAAGCAAAAAATAAAAGCAGGCGAAATTGGATCATCAGCCATGCCGCACAAGGTAAATCCAATTGATTTTGAAAACTCAGAAGGGAACTTAGGGATTGCCAATGCTATTTTTGAACACCTTTCGGCAAAATTACCGCTGTCAAGATTGCAACGTGATTTAACAGATAGTACTGTTTTAAGAAATGTGGGCGTACCAATCGGTCATACCATCATAGGATTTGAAGCTACTTTGAAAGGATTGAATAAATTACTCTTGAACGAACCTAAATTTCACGAAGATTTAGAGAAAAACTGGGCTGTTGTAGCGGAGGCTATTCAGACTATTTTACGTCGTGAAGGATATCCAAATCCATACGAAGCCTTGAAAGGATTGACTAGAACTAATGAAGCCATTGATAAAAATGCCATTCATGGTTTTATTGCAACACTAGATGTATCTGAAGCGATAAAAGCCGAATTAATGCAAATTACACCTAGTAATTTCTTGGGAATCTAA
- a CDS encoding DUF4177 domain-containing protein produces MKEYKVESLIYYSKLTLDSKHIANDSKKEIQEKLDEYSAKGYRFTTSTSTNFGAAIYIHLYFEKDI; encoded by the coding sequence ATGAAAGAATACAAAGTAGAAAGTTTGATTTATTACTCTAAGTTAACACTTGATTCAAAGCACATTGCTAATGACTCAAAAAAAGAAATTCAAGAAAAACTAGATGAGTACTCCGCCAAAGGATACAGGTTTACAACCTCAACTTCAACAAATTTTGGAGCTGCGATATACATTCATTTGTATTTTGAGAAAGATATTTAA
- a CDS encoding cation:proton antiporter, translated as MFPFLSASIVHLPDLITDLGLILITAAIAVLLFRIMKQPLVLGYLVAGFLASSEFDFFPTVKDVNSVKVWAEIGVIFLLFSLGLEFSFKKLVKVGGTASITAFTQIITLVTLGFFTGQFLGWSKMNSIFLGVILSISSTTIILKTFDELGVKSQKFAGNVIGSLIVQDIIAILMMVLLSTVAVSQQFSGMELVQSVLKLIFFLTIWFVVGIFFIPTLLKKAKHLLTDEMMLIISLALCLLMVIFAANVGFSPALGAFIMGSIIAETTQAEHIEHLVKPVKDLFGAVFFVSVGMLIDPNTLLEYAFPVAVLTLIVIFGQSISSTIGSLLSGQPLKQSIQSGMSLSQIGEFSFIIATLGTTLKVTSDFLYPIVVAVSAITTFTTPFMVKFAEPFSVFVEKKLPKRWVKRIQLYSSNTEEIKSLSNWQIVMRSYLTQVVLHSIIIVAIILLSSNFILPLVEDSKFGNAIAALITLIILSPFLWALSLRRVAVKQVQILLEQKKHYGPIIMLVLFRIALSLFYVGFILNTFFSAGIAAIAFLIAIGAYILFPKKLHAVYHKIEDHFMTNYNDREIKKENKRQNTLSPWDGHMTEFEIAKESNLAGKTLEELKIREQFEINIASIKRGEVVINIPLRTERLFPGDEISVIGTDKQVKEFKIYLDKNEIDVAEKVVETDIILQKLELKNRVCIGKSIRESQIRENTHGIIVGIERNGKRMLNPESHLILEESDILWIAGEKKKIAAFLRA; from the coding sequence ATGTTTCCCTTTTTATCCGCTTCAATAGTTCATTTACCCGATTTAATTACTGATTTAGGTTTAATCCTAATCACTGCTGCTATAGCTGTATTGTTATTTCGAATTATGAAACAGCCTTTGGTTTTAGGGTATTTGGTTGCAGGATTTTTAGCCAGTTCTGAATTTGATTTTTTCCCAACAGTAAAAGATGTTAATAGTGTAAAAGTTTGGGCCGAGATAGGCGTTATTTTTTTGCTATTCAGTTTAGGACTCGAATTCAGTTTTAAAAAATTGGTAAAAGTGGGCGGTACGGCTTCTATCACTGCGTTTACACAAATAATTACATTAGTAACCCTGGGATTTTTTACCGGTCAATTTTTGGGATGGAGTAAAATGAACAGTATTTTTCTTGGCGTAATATTATCCATTTCTTCCACGACCATAATTTTAAAAACCTTTGATGAACTGGGCGTAAAATCTCAAAAATTTGCTGGAAACGTAATTGGCTCTCTTATTGTTCAAGATATTATTGCCATTTTAATGATGGTTTTGCTCTCAACAGTTGCGGTGAGTCAGCAGTTTTCTGGAATGGAATTGGTGCAATCCGTTTTAAAACTGATTTTCTTTTTGACCATCTGGTTTGTAGTAGGTATCTTTTTTATACCAACATTATTAAAAAAAGCCAAACATTTATTAACCGATGAAATGATGTTGATCATTTCGTTAGCCTTGTGTTTACTAATGGTGATTTTTGCAGCAAACGTTGGATTTTCACCTGCTCTTGGCGCCTTTATTATGGGATCTATCATTGCCGAAACCACTCAAGCGGAACACATAGAACATCTTGTAAAACCTGTAAAAGACTTATTTGGCGCTGTTTTCTTTGTATCCGTTGGAATGTTAATTGATCCGAATACACTGCTAGAATATGCTTTCCCTGTCGCTGTTTTAACATTGATTGTAATCTTTGGGCAATCCATCAGTTCTACCATAGGTTCTTTGCTATCGGGACAACCGCTTAAACAATCCATACAATCCGGAATGAGTTTGTCTCAAATTGGAGAATTCTCATTTATTATTGCCACATTGGGAACCACCTTAAAAGTAACTAGTGATTTTTTATATCCTATTGTAGTCGCCGTATCTGCCATTACCACTTTTACCACACCTTTCATGGTCAAGTTTGCCGAACCGTTTTCGGTTTTTGTTGAAAAGAAACTGCCTAAACGATGGGTAAAAAGAATTCAACTCTACAGCTCAAATACCGAAGAAATAAAGTCATTAAGCAATTGGCAAATTGTAATGCGAAGTTATCTCACACAAGTAGTACTACACTCTATCATTATTGTTGCTATTATTTTACTTTCGTCAAATTTTATTCTTCCGTTAGTAGAAGATTCAAAATTTGGAAATGCTATTGCGGCACTTATCACATTGATTATATTATCACCCTTCTTGTGGGCGCTATCTTTAAGAAGAGTAGCGGTCAAACAGGTTCAAATTTTATTGGAGCAAAAAAAGCATTATGGCCCAATTATCATGCTAGTGCTTTTTAGAATTGCTCTTTCACTATTTTATGTGGGTTTTATTTTAAATACTTTTTTCTCTGCAGGGATTGCTGCAATTGCGTTTTTAATTGCCATAGGTGCTTATATCTTATTCCCAAAAAAATTACATGCCGTTTATCATAAAATTGAAGATCATTTTATGACTAATTACAATGATCGAGAAATTAAAAAAGAAAACAAACGTCAAAATACGCTCTCTCCTTGGGATGGTCACATGACAGAGTTTGAAATTGCCAAAGAATCTAATTTAGCTGGAAAAACTCTTGAAGAATTAAAAATTAGAGAACAGTTTGAAATCAACATCGCCTCAATTAAAAGAGGAGAAGTAGTTATAAACATTCCATTGCGAACCGAAAGATTATTTCCTGGTGATGAAATAAGTGTAATAGGAACAGACAAACAGGTAAAGGAATTCAAAATTTACTTGGATAAAAATGAAATTGATGTTGCCGAAAAAGTGGTTGAGACTGACATTATCCTTCAAAAATTGGAATTAAAAAACCGAGTTTGTATAGGCAAAAGTATTCGAGAATCGCAAATTCGAGAAAACACACATGGGATTATTGTTGGTATTGAACGCAATGGAAAACGTATGTTAAATCCGGAATCTCATCTCATATTAGAGGAAAGTGATATTTTATGGATTGCCGGCGAGAAGAAAAAAATCGCCGCCTTTTTGAGAGCTTAG
- a CDS encoding hydroxymethylglutaryl-CoA lyase, whose amino-acid sequence MEPIKIIECPRDAMQGIKPFIPTARKVAYIQSLLRVGFDSIDFGSFVSPKAIPQMQDTAQVLEQLDLSQTKSKLLAIIANTQGASQAATHDAIQYLGFPFSISENFQMRNTHKTIAESLVTLQEILEIADKSKKEVVAYLSMGFGNPYGDPWDVNIVGEWTQKLATMGVKILSLSDTVGSSTPDVISYLFSNLIPQYPTIEFGAHLHTTPDKWFEKIDAAYLAGCRRFDGAIQGFGGCPMATDNLTGNMPTEKLLSYFTAKKEYAGMSPMSFESAYNEASKLFGEFH is encoded by the coding sequence ATGGAGCCAATAAAAATTATAGAATGCCCACGTGATGCCATGCAAGGCATAAAACCATTTATTCCCACAGCCAGAAAGGTAGCTTACATTCAATCTTTATTAAGAGTGGGGTTTGACAGTATTGATTTTGGAAGCTTTGTTTCTCCAAAAGCAATTCCACAAATGCAGGATACAGCCCAAGTATTAGAACAACTTGATTTGTCACAAACAAAAAGTAAATTACTGGCAATAATTGCCAATACTCAGGGAGCGTCTCAGGCTGCGACTCATGACGCAATTCAATATTTAGGTTTTCCTTTTTCTATTTCTGAAAATTTTCAGATGCGAAATACGCATAAAACCATAGCCGAATCTCTAGTAACACTGCAAGAAATCTTAGAAATTGCTGATAAATCAAAAAAAGAGGTTGTTGCTTATTTGTCAATGGGTTTTGGGAATCCATACGGCGATCCATGGGATGTAAATATTGTGGGCGAATGGACTCAAAAATTAGCTACTATGGGTGTTAAAATTTTATCACTTTCGGATACCGTTGGCAGTTCAACCCCAGATGTGATTTCGTATTTGTTTTCAAATTTAATACCACAATATCCTACTATTGAGTTTGGAGCTCATTTGCATACTACTCCTGATAAATGGTTTGAAAAAATTGATGCTGCATACCTAGCGGGTTGCAGGCGTTTTGATGGCGCTATACAAGGTTTTGGTGGCTGTCCTATGGCTACAGATAATCTTACTGGAAACATGCCAACAGAAAAGTTACTTTCTTATTTCACTGCCAAAAAAGAATATGCAGGCATGAGTCCCATGAGTTTTGAAAGTGCATACAATGAGGCTTCTAAATTATTTGGCGAGTTTCATTAA
- a CDS encoding NAD-dependent deacylase codes for MKKKLVLLTGAGISAESGIKTFRDSDGLWEGHNVQDVATPEGWHKNPALVLDFYNQRRRQLKEVTPNAAHYILAELESEFNVHIITQNVDDLHERAGSTQVLHLHGELLKVRSTRNPDYILNWTEDLNFGDFDENQNQLRPHIVWFGEEVPALEEAVSITETADYFAVIGTSLQVYPAAGLIDFTKVTTPLFYIDPKPIKIPNLRNQLQVIPEMASKGMEQLKATLLRDI; via the coding sequence ATGAAAAAGAAATTAGTACTTTTGACTGGCGCTGGAATTAGTGCGGAAAGTGGTATTAAAACGTTTCGGGATAGTGATGGACTCTGGGAAGGGCATAACGTTCAAGATGTGGCCACGCCCGAAGGTTGGCATAAAAATCCGGCTTTGGTACTTGATTTTTACAACCAAAGGCGCCGACAGCTCAAAGAGGTTACTCCTAACGCAGCTCATTATATTTTAGCAGAACTGGAGTCGGAATTTAATGTGCATATCATCACTCAAAATGTAGATGATTTGCACGAGCGTGCTGGCAGTACGCAAGTATTGCACCTGCACGGGGAATTGTTGAAAGTGCGTAGTACGCGCAACCCTGATTATATATTAAACTGGACCGAAGATTTGAATTTTGGCGACTTTGATGAAAATCAAAATCAATTGCGCCCGCACATTGTATGGTTTGGCGAAGAAGTTCCTGCACTTGAAGAAGCAGTTTCGATTACAGAAACTGCTGATTATTTTGCCGTGATAGGCACCTCTTTACAAGTGTATCCAGCGGCAGGTTTGATTGATTTTACCAAAGTAACAACTCCATTATTTTACATTGACCCCAAACCGATTAAGATTCCGAATTTGAGAAATCAGCTGCAAGTGATTCCTGAAATGGCATCAAAGGGAATGGAACAATTAAAAGCAACACTCTTGAGGGATATTTAA
- a CDS encoding quinone-dependent dihydroorotate dehydrogenase yields MYKLLLRPILFWFDPEEVHYFTFSCIRFLSKLPGFPSLFRSLYLVDNPKLETEVFGLKFKNPVGLAAGFDKDAKLYKELSNFGFGFIEIGTLTPKGQEGNPKKRLFRLKEDSAIINRMGFNNGGVYDAVNRLKSNDKVLIGGNIGKNKITSNEDAALDYELCFDALYDYVDYFVVNVSSPNTPNLRALQDKEPLTLLLQTLQTKNLAQPKQKPILLKIAPDLTDDQLLDIIDIISVTGIAGVIATNTTISREGLQSENRDEMGGLSGKPLSKRSTEVIRFLSEKSNKAFPIIGVGGIHSAADALEKLDAGASLIQLYTGFIYEGPALVVAINRALLKRKSKS; encoded by the coding sequence ATGTATAAATTACTTTTACGTCCTATTCTTTTTTGGTTTGATCCAGAAGAGGTTCATTATTTTACTTTTTCTTGCATTAGATTTTTATCTAAATTACCAGGTTTTCCTTCTTTGTTTAGATCACTTTATCTAGTAGATAATCCAAAATTAGAAACTGAAGTTTTTGGATTAAAATTTAAAAATCCCGTGGGACTTGCTGCAGGGTTTGACAAGGATGCTAAGCTTTATAAAGAACTCTCTAATTTTGGTTTTGGATTTATCGAAATTGGAACACTAACTCCCAAGGGACAAGAAGGAAATCCTAAAAAAAGATTGTTCCGTTTAAAAGAAGACAGTGCTATTATCAATCGTATGGGTTTTAATAACGGAGGTGTTTATGATGCCGTTAATAGATTGAAAAGTAATGATAAGGTTTTAATTGGCGGAAATATTGGTAAAAATAAAATCACATCAAATGAAGATGCTGCCTTAGATTATGAATTATGTTTTGATGCTTTGTATGATTATGTAGATTATTTTGTTGTCAATGTAAGTTCACCTAATACGCCAAATTTAAGAGCGCTTCAGGATAAAGAACCGTTAACACTGTTGTTACAGACCTTGCAAACCAAGAATTTGGCTCAGCCAAAACAAAAACCAATTTTGCTTAAAATTGCTCCGGATTTAACTGATGATCAATTGCTTGACATTATAGATATTATAAGTGTAACTGGTATTGCAGGAGTAATAGCAACAAATACCACTATTTCTCGCGAAGGTTTACAATCTGAGAATCGTGATGAAATGGGTGGGCTTTCAGGGAAACCACTTTCAAAACGCTCTACAGAAGTGATTCGTTTCCTTTCAGAAAAAAGTAATAAAGCTTTTCCAATAATAGGAGTAGGGGGTATTCACTCCGCTGCCGATGCTCTTGAAAAACTAGATGCTGGAGCCAGTTTGATTCAGCTATACACTGGTTTTATATATGAAGGTCCAGCACTTGTTGTTGCAATTAATAGAGCCTTGCTAAAACGAAAGTCAAAATCTTAA
- the guaB gene encoding IMP dehydrogenase, with protein sequence MIAHNSKIIGEGLTYDDVLLVPNYSNVLPREVSIQSKFSKNITLNVPIVSAAMDTVTESAMAIAMAQEGGIGVLHKNMTIEQQAAKVRKVKRAESGMIIDPVTLPLSSTVADAKNAMKEFGIGGIPIVDENKTLKGIVTNRDLRFEKNGSRPIVEVMTSENLVTVAEGTSLEQAEVVLQGYKIEKLPVVNADYKLVGLITFRDITKLTQKPIANKDVYGRLRVAAAIGVTGDAVLRAEALVNAGVDAIIIDTAHGHTQGVVNTLKEVKSKFPQIDVIVGNIATAEAARYLVENGADGVKVGIGPGSICTTRIVAGVGFPQFSAVLEVAAAIKGTGVPVIADGGIRYTGDIPKAIAAGADCVMLGSLLAGTKESPGETIIFEGRKFKSYRGMGSVEAMQEGSKDRYFQDVEDDVKKLVPEGIVGRVPYKGELNESMQQFIGGLRAGMGYCGSKDIPTLQETGRFVRITASGINESHPHNVTITKEAPNYSR encoded by the coding sequence ATGATCGCACACAACTCTAAGATTATCGGTGAAGGATTGACTTACGATGATGTTCTATTAGTTCCAAACTATTCTAACGTTCTTCCACGCGAAGTAAGTATTCAATCAAAATTTTCTAAAAATATTACGCTTAATGTACCAATTGTATCTGCTGCTATGGATACAGTAACTGAAAGTGCTATGGCAATAGCTATGGCTCAAGAAGGTGGAATTGGTGTTTTACATAAGAACATGACTATTGAGCAACAAGCTGCAAAAGTTAGAAAAGTAAAGCGTGCGGAGTCGGGTATGATTATCGATCCGGTAACTTTACCATTAAGTTCTACTGTTGCAGATGCTAAAAATGCCATGAAAGAATTTGGTATTGGTGGTATTCCAATTGTTGATGAAAATAAAACATTAAAAGGGATTGTTACCAATAGAGATTTACGTTTTGAAAAAAACGGTTCTCGACCAATTGTTGAGGTAATGACTAGCGAAAATCTAGTTACTGTTGCCGAAGGAACTTCATTAGAACAAGCCGAAGTAGTTTTACAAGGATATAAAATTGAAAAATTACCTGTTGTAAATGCAGATTATAAATTGGTAGGTTTAATCACTTTTAGAGACATTACCAAATTAACTCAAAAACCTATCGCCAACAAAGATGTATACGGACGTTTGCGTGTTGCTGCAGCTATAGGAGTAACCGGTGATGCAGTTTTAAGAGCAGAAGCACTTGTAAATGCAGGTGTAGATGCCATTATTATTGATACCGCTCACGGACATACACAAGGTGTAGTAAATACTTTAAAAGAAGTAAAATCAAAATTCCCGCAGATTGACGTAATTGTTGGTAATATTGCTACTGCCGAAGCTGCACGTTATTTAGTCGAAAATGGTGCTGATGGTGTAAAAGTAGGAATTGGACCTGGTTCAATTTGTACCACTCGTATCGTTGCCGGAGTTGGTTTTCCTCAATTTTCTGCTGTGCTTGAGGTAGCTGCTGCTATCAAAGGAACAGGAGTTCCAGTTATTGCTGATGGAGGAATTCGTTATACTGGTGATATTCCAAAAGCGATTGCTGCTGGTGCTGATTGTGTGATGCTAGGATCTTTATTAGCAGGTACAAAGGAGTCTCCAGGAGAAACAATTATCTTTGAAGGCCGTAAATTCAAATCCTACCGCGGTATGGGTTCTGTTGAAGCCATGCAAGAAGGATCAAAAGACAGATACTTTCAAGATGTAGAAGATGATGTTAAAAAATTAGTTCCTGAAGGAATCGTTGGTCGTGTACCTTACAAAGGAGAATTGAACGAAAGTATGCAACAATTCATTGGTGGTCTTCGTGCCGGAATGGGATATTGTGGTTCAAAAGACATTCCTACTTTGCAAGAAACTGGTCGTTTTGTTCGCATTACTGCTAGTGGTATCAATGAAAGTCATCCACATAACGTGACCATTACAAAAGAAGCTCCGAATTACTCTCGTTAG